The Bacteroidota bacterium genome contains a region encoding:
- a CDS encoding ParA family protein, giving the protein MGKIITIANQKGGVGKTTTAVNLAACVAAAEKRTLLVDVDPQSNATSGVGFEGSSEGCSSYELIVGNLAPSTAIVKTQMPYLSLIPSHINLVGAEVEMVDLEDREKRLKAALDAIRSDYDFIFVDCPPSLGLITLNALTAADSVLIPVQCEYYALEGLGQLLNTINMVKKQLNEQLDIEGVLMTMYDSRLRLSNQIIEEVKKYFGEKVFRAIITRNVRLSEAPSFGKPIILYDAVSAGTRNYMDLAQEVLANNNHAVRIVQTHPRENEQ; this is encoded by the coding sequence TTGGGCAAGATCATCACTATTGCGAATCAGAAGGGGGGCGTCGGAAAGACGACGACGGCGGTCAACCTTGCGGCGTGTGTGGCCGCGGCGGAGAAACGTACGCTGCTTGTGGATGTCGACCCGCAATCGAATGCAACAAGCGGCGTCGGGTTCGAAGGCTCGTCTGAAGGATGCAGCAGCTATGAGTTGATAGTCGGCAATCTCGCCCCTTCGACTGCAATCGTAAAAACGCAGATGCCGTACCTTTCGCTTATCCCTTCTCACATCAATCTCGTCGGCGCTGAAGTGGAAATGGTCGACTTGGAAGATCGCGAAAAGCGCTTGAAAGCAGCACTCGACGCAATCCGCAGCGACTACGATTTCATTTTTGTCGACTGCCCGCCTTCACTCGGCTTGATTACGCTGAATGCCTTGACGGCCGCCGATTCCGTGTTGATACCCGTGCAATGCGAATACTACGCGCTCGAAGGATTGGGGCAACTTCTCAACACCATTAATATGGTCAAGAAGCAGTTGAATGAACAATTGGATATTGAGGGTGTATTAATGACGATGTATGATAGCCGGCTCCGCCTTTCCAACCAGATTATCGAAGAAGTGAAAAAGTACTTCGGAGAGAAAGTCTTCCGGGCGATCATCACTCGCAACGTCCGGCTGAGTGAAGCGCCGAGTTTCGGCAAGCCGATTATTCTGTACGATGCTGTTTCTGCGGGAACGCGCAACTATATGGATCTTGCCCAGGAAGTTCTCGCGAATAACAATCATGCTGTGCGTATCGTGCAGACACATCCCCGGGAGAATGAACAATGA
- the fmt gene encoding methionyl-tRNA formyltransferase: MGTSEFAVPSLEILLANGYPISAVVTAPDKPRGRGQILSPTPIKSVALRHGLPVLQPEFLRDPEFTSAIRALHPALIVVVAFRILPKGIFSIPSLGSFNLHASLLPKYRGAAPINWAIINGEKETGVTTFFLEEKVDTGTMLLQARVPIKPDDDAGSLHDTLAEVGAEIVLHTVRLIEQGKAVPRKQDDTLASPAPKLFKQHCRIHWNQPAEKIHNHIRGLSPLPAAFTMHNGKVIKLFRTLLTDRKSDAEPGNVRVEGKMLHVCTADNFIGISELQLEGRKRMGTEEFLRGYHLTSGEKLT, from the coding sequence ATGGGGACGTCCGAATTTGCCGTCCCGAGTCTCGAGATCCTCCTCGCCAACGGCTACCCGATTTCCGCAGTCGTTACAGCGCCCGACAAGCCCCGCGGCAGGGGACAAATTCTCTCTCCAACTCCAATCAAATCCGTTGCCCTCAGACACGGGCTGCCTGTTCTACAGCCCGAATTTCTCCGCGACCCCGAATTTACATCAGCCATCCGGGCATTGCATCCGGCTCTCATCGTTGTTGTTGCATTCAGAATTCTCCCAAAAGGGATTTTCTCCATTCCATCTCTCGGCTCATTTAATCTTCATGCATCGCTACTCCCGAAATACCGCGGCGCAGCGCCGATTAACTGGGCAATCATCAACGGTGAAAAAGAAACCGGCGTGACGACATTCTTTCTTGAAGAAAAAGTAGACACCGGCACCATGCTGCTGCAGGCCCGCGTTCCGATCAAGCCGGACGATGATGCCGGCTCGCTGCACGATACGCTTGCCGAAGTCGGCGCCGAGATTGTGTTGCACACTGTGAGACTGATTGAACAGGGAAAGGCGGTTCCGCGCAAACAAGATGATACGTTAGCTTCTCCCGCTCCGAAGCTCTTCAAACAGCATTGCAGGATACACTGGAACCAGCCGGCAGAGAAAATTCATAATCATATTCGCGGACTCTCTCCGCTGCCGGCTGCGTTCACTATGCACAACGGGAAGGTGATCAAACTTTTCCGGACGCTGCTTACCGACAGAAAATCAGATGCAGAACCCGGAAACGTACGGGTTGAGGGGAAGATGCTGCATGTTTGCACCGCCGACAACTTCATTGGTATAAGTGAATTACAGCTGGAGGGGCGCAAGAGAATGGGAACTGAGGAGTTTCTTCGCGGATACCATCTCACATCGGGTGAAAAACTCACATAA
- a CDS encoding peptide deformylase, with protein sequence MAILPIYIYGQPVLRKRAKPVRAVDENMKTFVDCMFETMHHANGVGLAANQVGSLDRVIVVDVSDVDEKKHEGVGEAADSMPRSINPGQPKKFALINPEVVSATGSAKMEEGCLSIPEIRDEVDRAEVIRVRYKNVDMKLQEIEASGLLARVILHEIDHLNGILFIDKLGVVKRKLLRGRLNKLEKGFFEVHYPTVSAHDIVDQEQ encoded by the coding sequence TTGGCAATCTTACCCATCTACATATACGGTCAACCGGTATTGCGCAAACGGGCAAAACCCGTAAGGGCGGTTGACGAGAACATGAAGACCTTCGTTGACTGCATGTTTGAAACAATGCATCACGCCAACGGTGTAGGGCTTGCCGCCAATCAGGTGGGCTCCCTCGATCGTGTGATCGTCGTGGATGTTTCCGATGTTGATGAAAAGAAACATGAAGGAGTGGGAGAAGCCGCCGACTCGATGCCCCGAAGCATCAACCCGGGACAACCGAAGAAATTCGCCCTCATCAATCCTGAAGTCGTCTCGGCTACCGGCTCGGCGAAAATGGAGGAAGGTTGCCTCAGCATTCCGGAAATCCGTGACGAGGTGGATCGGGCCGAAGTCATCCGCGTCAGATACAAAAATGTGGATATGAAGTTGCAGGAAATTGAAGCAAGCGGATTGCTCGCTCGTGTGATTCTTCACGAGATCGATCACCTTAACGGAATTCTCTTCATCGACAAGCTCGGCGTTGTCAAACGGAAGTTGCTTCGCGGAAGGCTGAACAAACTCGAAAAGGGTTTCTTCGAGGTGCATTACCCGACAGTCAGTGCGCACGATATCGTGGATCAGGAACAATAA
- a CDS encoding C40 family peptidase — MFQTVILNSWFNAALPVSAGVLVMLVLGGCAGSIPTRGEYEGEKRLGVIQEEDEFKFITKIRRESAREDDRKVSPEVLSQLGSSEEYDASIPEGLNRDNFLLEVVRYLGAEYSYGGNSRNGIDCSGYTCQVYKNAAGKLLPRSTAEQFRVGSEVQKRNLRFGDLVFFNTTGRSPSHVGIYIEDGVFAHASVIEGVTLSTLESTYYKRRFVGARRVIE, encoded by the coding sequence ATGTTCCAAACCGTAATTTTGAATTCGTGGTTCAATGCAGCCCTGCCGGTCTCGGCCGGCGTTCTTGTCATGCTCGTACTGGGAGGATGCGCCGGTTCCATCCCGACACGGGGAGAATATGAAGGTGAGAAGAGACTCGGGGTCATTCAGGAAGAGGATGAGTTCAAGTTCATCACAAAGATCCGAAGAGAAAGCGCCCGTGAAGATGACAGGAAGGTATCGCCTGAAGTTCTCAGCCAACTCGGCTCGTCGGAAGAATATGACGCAAGTATTCCCGAAGGCCTGAATCGCGATAACTTCCTTCTCGAAGTTGTGCGGTATCTTGGTGCGGAGTATTCCTATGGGGGCAATTCACGAAACGGGATTGATTGTTCGGGTTATACGTGCCAGGTGTACAAAAATGCCGCCGGCAAGTTGCTCCCGCGATCAACAGCGGAGCAATTCCGCGTGGGCAGCGAAGTTCAGAAACGAAATCTCCGGTTTGGCGACCTCGTGTTCTTCAACACTACAGGACGTTCGCCATCTCATGTAGGCATTTATATTGAAGATGGCGTGTTTGCGCACGCCAGTGTGATTGAAGGGGTTACACTTTCAACTCTTGAAAGCACATATTACAAACGGCGATTTGTCGGTGCACGCCGGGTAATTGAATAA
- a CDS encoding sigma-70 family RNA polymerase sigma factor: MGKAAKQYTNRESQSLDKYLQEIGKVDLLKSDEEIDLAQRIKKGDQRALEKLTKANLRFVVSVAKQYQNQGLSLGDLINEGNLGLIKAAKRFDETRGFKFISYAVWWIRQSILQALAEQSRIVRLPLNRVGALNKIGKAFSTLEQEFEREPSASELAEELDMSLFEVSDTLKISGRHLSMDAPFAQGEDNRLLDVIQDERQPSPDSELMKESLSKEVERALSTLSDREAEVIRLYFGLGREHSLTLEEIGEKFKLTRERVRQIKEKAIRRLRHASRSKQLRAYLG, encoded by the coding sequence ATGGGTAAAGCAGCAAAACAATATACCAATCGCGAAAGCCAGTCTCTTGACAAATATCTTCAGGAGATTGGTAAGGTCGATTTGCTGAAGTCTGACGAAGAGATTGATCTCGCACAACGCATAAAGAAGGGAGACCAGCGGGCGCTCGAAAAGCTGACAAAAGCGAATCTTCGCTTTGTCGTGAGCGTCGCGAAGCAGTACCAAAACCAGGGACTCTCGCTCGGAGATTTGATTAACGAAGGAAACCTCGGCCTCATTAAAGCGGCGAAACGATTTGACGAGACACGCGGATTCAAATTCATCTCCTACGCCGTGTGGTGGATTCGGCAGTCGATTCTTCAAGCGCTGGCCGAACAATCCCGCATTGTCCGCTTGCCTCTGAATCGTGTAGGCGCGTTGAACAAAATCGGCAAGGCATTCAGCACGCTTGAACAGGAATTCGAACGCGAACCGAGTGCAAGCGAACTCGCCGAAGAGTTGGATATGTCATTGTTCGAGGTCTCCGATACATTGAAGATCTCAGGACGCCATCTTTCGATGGATGCCCCTTTCGCTCAGGGTGAGGATAACCGTCTTCTTGATGTTATTCAAGATGAGCGTCAGCCCTCTCCCGATTCCGAGTTGATGAAAGAATCGCTGAGCAAGGAAGTGGAGCGGGCGCTCTCGACTTTGAGCGACCGGGAGGCCGAGGTTATCCGGCTCTACTTCGGGCTCGGGCGTGAACACTCGCTCACGCTCGAAGAGATTGGCGAGAAATTCAAGCTGACGCGTGAGCGAGTCCGCCAGATAAAAGAAAAGGCCATCCGGCGGCTGCGTCACGCTTCGCGCAGCAAGCAATTGCGAGCGTACTTGGGCTGA
- a CDS encoding EutN/CcmL family microcompartment protein, with the protein MFLAEVIGTVWATRKDENLQSFKLQFIQPLNGKREKTGDPIVAVDTVGAGPGETVMYITAREAVIPLPVEMAPVDASIVGIIDRIDREADL; encoded by the coding sequence ATGTTTTTAGCAGAAGTCATAGGGACTGTTTGGGCAACACGCAAGGATGAGAACCTGCAAAGTTTCAAGCTGCAATTCATCCAGCCGCTGAACGGCAAACGTGAAAAAACCGGCGACCCTATCGTAGCAGTAGATACAGTAGGCGCAGGGCCTGGCGAAACGGTAATGTATATCACTGCCAGGGAGGCCGTCATCCCGCTTCCGGTCGAGATGGCGCCGGTTGATGCAAGCATTGTGGGAATTATAGACAGAATTGACAGAGAAGCAGATCTCTGA
- a CDS encoding EutN/CcmL family microcompartment protein: MILGKVVGTVWATRKDEELVGMKFQIVKHLDLDYRLKDTFVVAVDTVQAGVGDVVLMCSGSSARQTILTKNKPVDAVIMAVVDKIDVTG, from the coding sequence ATGATACTGGGCAAAGTTGTTGGTACCGTATGGGCAACCCGCAAAGATGAGGAGCTTGTCGGCATGAAGTTTCAAATCGTCAAGCATCTCGATCTCGATTACAGGCTGAAAGACACATTCGTGGTTGCGGTGGATACCGTACAGGCAGGTGTCGGTGATGTCGTGTTGATGTGCAGCGGCAGCTCGGCGCGGCAAACAATACTGACAAAGAACAAACCCGTGGATGCCGTCATCATGGCCGTTGTTGACAAGATTGACGTCACGGGGTAG
- a CDS encoding phosphopentomutase: protein MSAQRKLVLIILDGVGIGELPDAHRYADEGSNTLSNTAEAVGGLHLPNLQSLGLGNIASIKGVKPSARPLASFGKMAEVSKGKDSTTGHWELAGLILEREFPTFPNGFPDSLLKQFCKRTGSKGYLGNKTASGTAIIEELGNEHVRTGFPIVYTSADSVFQIAAHEEVIPLPQLYEMCERTRNEVCVGDFSVGRVIARPFVGTEGHFTRTTNRRDFSLPPAGITILDLLTHEGIETVSIGKVDDLFAGRGLAKKIHTKSNDEGIAAIISESSRIQQGFIFTNLVDFDTLYGHRNDPLGMAKALEAFDKELPRILGTLGNDDLLVLTADHGNDPVTPSTDHSREYVPVLCFAKSKQPGSNIGTRSTFADIGQTVADFFDVRNNLAGTSFLGEVM from the coding sequence ATTTCAGCACAACGCAAACTCGTATTGATTATTCTCGACGGAGTCGGAATCGGGGAGCTTCCGGATGCACACCGCTATGCCGACGAAGGAAGCAATACGTTATCCAATACCGCAGAAGCTGTCGGAGGGCTGCATCTTCCTAATCTTCAGTCACTCGGCTTGGGAAACATTGCGTCAATCAAAGGCGTCAAACCTTCGGCAAGGCCGCTGGCGAGTTTTGGAAAAATGGCTGAAGTGTCGAAAGGAAAAGATAGCACGACGGGACATTGGGAGTTGGCGGGACTTATTCTTGAGAGGGAGTTTCCGACATTCCCGAACGGGTTTCCCGATTCCCTGCTGAAACAGTTCTGCAAGCGTACAGGCAGTAAGGGGTATTTAGGAAACAAAACAGCATCCGGTACCGCAATCATCGAAGAGCTCGGCAACGAGCATGTACGAACAGGTTTTCCGATTGTGTATACCTCGGCGGATTCCGTGTTTCAGATTGCGGCTCATGAGGAAGTGATTCCGCTTCCACAGTTATATGAAATGTGTGAACGGACACGTAATGAAGTCTGTGTCGGCGATTTTTCAGTCGGGCGTGTGATTGCCCGGCCGTTTGTTGGAACAGAAGGCCATTTCACTCGTACAACCAACCGGCGTGATTTTTCGCTGCCGCCGGCCGGGATCACGATTTTGGACCTCCTGACCCATGAGGGTATCGAAACCGTCAGCATCGGGAAAGTCGATGATCTGTTTGCTGGAAGAGGTTTGGCGAAGAAGATTCACACGAAAAGCAATGACGAAGGCATCGCGGCGATAATCTCGGAGTCTTCCAGAATACAACAGGGGTTCATTTTCACAAATCTGGTGGATTTCGATACATTGTACGGTCATCGCAACGACCCGCTGGGGATGGCCAAGGCGTTGGAGGCGTTCGACAAGGAACTTCCCCGCATTCTCGGAACGCTCGGCAACGACGATCTGTTGGTTCTCACGGCGGATCACGGCAACGATCCTGTTACGCCGAGCACGGATCATTCACGCGAATATGTTCCGGTGTTGTGCTTTGCAAAGTCGAAGCAGCCGGGCAGCAACATCGGAACGCGATCAACATTTGCGGATATCGGGCAAACCGTGGCGGATTTTTTTGATGTAAGGAACAATCTTGCGGGGACAAGCTTTCTGGGCGAGGTGATGTAA
- a CDS encoding diguanylate cyclase: protein MAELIWKKIRTVQGIIALAIFSTLIIGLFLGSPVGRIVSGIGALVLAAYLLYVLKRDGVFDPGNRPQRAKRQGETTQEELYSQSEGDMKTLLFDDFQPTSAAGYVVKEITQEEAVVPSTRTVQPVVLAKEEKPKEFDISDFFDLESDIFRNETEPRSEFNFLLNKLLAAMKDVLFANSVAFFWANREKQQMVLEARITNSTNFMLVKRYSIDEDVVSQVARTGKPQVLGRISPLAEKELVRHYIVGEGIKSLIVVPVFYLTGQNNGEQLPEGVIVADSKAEDAFGAETLSMMGQFTKVVSALIKSYTNKYDLLLDSEVLTSIRRLQDRVKSDRSEQTILDSLAEEAGKLLNWDVLAITMYSEELNSWAVQNVVNRNGMSYPEPNDAVDFSDSIVGKSIRSNSLTHITDLESVPQIRFSSDETISLRGSFLCVPISSLNRCYGALTLESGNKFQFSPNEAETIYRLVETAAELLEVLYMNDLVKEFISVDQTTGSLTRKHFNKKLEEEVQRAEDFGTELSMVSIAVDGMQEHLNRYGKDGFDGILNQVAGLVRANIEPYDVIGRMDANTLNVILMNTTANDAYLWAEKVRKHIASNIIVLGGLSCSVTVSVGVCGLNSGMKKDELVAGTSQVLHKAIESGGNLVRIF, encoded by the coding sequence ATGGCTGAATTGATTTGGAAGAAGATTCGCACCGTCCAAGGCATTATTGCGCTGGCTATTTTCAGTACGCTCATCATTGGTCTTTTTCTTGGTTCGCCGGTGGGGCGAATTGTCAGCGGCATCGGGGCACTTGTTCTTGCGGCGTATTTGCTTTACGTGCTGAAGCGTGATGGTGTGTTTGATCCGGGAAACAGGCCGCAACGTGCAAAACGGCAAGGTGAAACTACACAAGAGGAATTGTATTCACAATCTGAAGGGGACATGAAAACGCTGCTCTTCGATGATTTCCAACCGACATCCGCTGCCGGATATGTTGTGAAGGAGATTACACAGGAGGAGGCAGTTGTTCCTTCGACAAGAACAGTTCAACCTGTTGTGTTGGCGAAGGAAGAGAAACCGAAAGAATTTGATATTTCGGACTTCTTTGACCTGGAGTCCGATATATTCCGGAACGAAACGGAGCCGCGAAGCGAGTTCAATTTTCTGCTGAATAAGCTTCTGGCGGCGATGAAGGATGTGTTGTTTGCCAATTCGGTGGCGTTTTTCTGGGCAAACCGCGAGAAGCAGCAAATGGTGCTGGAAGCGAGAATCACAAACAGCACAAACTTCATGCTCGTGAAGCGCTACTCGATTGACGAGGATGTCGTGAGTCAGGTTGCGCGAACCGGCAAGCCTCAAGTGTTGGGAAGAATTTCCCCTCTTGCAGAAAAGGAGCTGGTCCGACACTACATTGTCGGAGAAGGCATCAAATCGCTGATAGTTGTTCCGGTGTTTTATCTTACAGGCCAAAACAACGGCGAGCAGTTGCCTGAGGGGGTTATCGTCGCCGACAGCAAAGCGGAAGACGCATTCGGTGCCGAAACTCTCTCGATGATGGGTCAGTTTACGAAGGTTGTTTCCGCCCTTATCAAAAGTTACACAAACAAGTACGACCTGCTGCTTGATTCCGAAGTTCTGACGTCGATTCGGCGGCTTCAGGATCGGGTCAAGTCGGATCGCAGCGAGCAGACGATTCTGGACTCCCTCGCGGAAGAAGCAGGCAAGTTGCTGAATTGGGATGTTCTCGCAATCACGATGTACTCCGAGGAACTGAACAGTTGGGCGGTGCAGAATGTTGTGAACAGGAACGGCATGTCGTATCCCGAGCCGAACGATGCTGTTGATTTCAGCGACAGCATTGTCGGGAAGTCAATACGTTCAAACTCGCTGACGCATATCACCGATCTGGAGTCGGTGCCACAGATTCGGTTTTCGTCGGACGAGACGATTTCGCTTCGGGGCTCGTTTCTCTGTGTGCCGATCAGTTCGTTGAATCGTTGCTACGGCGCGTTGACACTCGAAAGCGGCAACAAGTTTCAATTTTCCCCAAACGAAGCGGAAACCATCTACCGTCTGGTCGAAACTGCCGCCGAGTTGCTCGAAGTGCTGTATATGAACGATCTCGTGAAGGAGTTCATCTCCGTCGATCAGACGACGGGCTCGTTGACGAGAAAACACTTCAACAAGAAACTTGAAGAGGAAGTACAGCGGGCTGAGGATTTCGGAACGGAACTCTCGATGGTTTCCATTGCCGTCGACGGTATGCAGGAACATCTGAACCGCTACGGTAAAGACGGATTTGACGGAATTCTGAATCAGGTTGCCGGACTTGTCCGGGCCAACATCGAGCCGTACGACGTGATTGGACGTATGGACGCAAACACGCTGAATGTTATTCTCATGAATACAACGGCCAACGATGCCTATTTGTGGGCCGAGAAAGTGCGCAAGCATATCGCCAGCAATATCATCGTATTGGGCGGATTGAGTTGTTCGGTAACGGTCAGTGTTGGCGTTTGCGGACTGAACAGCGGGATGAAGAAAGATGAACTGGTTGCAGGAACATCGCAAGTGTTGCACAAGGCAATCGAAAGCGGCGGAAACCTTGTTCGCATATTTTAG
- the mgtE gene encoding magnesium transporter has translation MIGKTIQPEIRALIEARDFATLKELFVDWNPADLADLIDDLPYEDQAIIFRLLPRALAADTYEYLAFEKQANLLKAMGREQVANILNDMAPDDRTALFEELPSAAVQQLIALLSPQERAIAQSLLNYPEESIGRLMTPDYIAVRQDWTVQDVLNYIRANGHDKETFDVIYIVDDKGKLVDDLPIREFLLATPDKKVSEMLDGNFVSLPVQADREMAIESFKKYDLTALPVVDSGNYLLGIVTVDDVLQVQEEETTEDIQKIGGTEALDQPYLEISIPQMVRKRAVWLVVLFLGEMFTATAMGVFEDEIARAVILALFVPLIISSGGNSGSQAATLIIRAMALGEVTLATWWRVMRREFLTGLSLGTILGIIGFMRIAGWSLFSDVYGEHAILIALTVGSSLIFIVMWGSLTGSMMPFVMKRLGADPATSSAPFVATLVDVTGVIIYFSVAAFLLRGTLL, from the coding sequence ATGATTGGAAAAACCATCCAGCCGGAAATCCGGGCGCTGATTGAGGCGCGTGATTTCGCAACGCTCAAGGAGTTGTTTGTTGATTGGAATCCTGCCGATCTTGCTGATTTGATTGACGACCTTCCCTACGAGGATCAGGCGATAATCTTCAGGTTGTTGCCCCGTGCGCTTGCCGCCGACACCTATGAGTATCTCGCCTTTGAGAAACAGGCAAATCTCCTGAAAGCAATGGGGCGGGAGCAGGTGGCGAATATCCTGAACGATATGGCCCCCGACGACCGGACGGCTTTGTTCGAAGAGTTGCCGAGCGCCGCTGTTCAGCAACTGATTGCCCTTCTGAGTCCGCAGGAGCGGGCTATTGCCCAATCACTCCTGAACTATCCCGAAGAGAGCATCGGTCGGTTGATGACGCCCGACTACATTGCTGTGCGTCAGGATTGGACTGTTCAGGATGTTTTGAACTACATCCGCGCCAACGGGCACGATAAGGAAACGTTTGATGTCATCTATATTGTCGATGATAAGGGGAAGTTGGTGGATGACCTTCCTATCAGGGAGTTTCTTCTTGCTACTCCTGACAAAAAAGTCAGCGAAATGCTTGACGGAAACTTCGTTTCACTTCCCGTTCAGGCTGATAGAGAAATGGCAATCGAATCGTTCAAAAAATATGATCTCACAGCCCTCCCCGTTGTCGATTCCGGCAACTATCTGCTTGGAATTGTCACGGTTGACGACGTTCTACAGGTTCAGGAAGAAGAAACAACCGAAGATATCCAGAAAATAGGTGGTACCGAGGCGCTCGATCAACCCTATCTCGAAATCTCCATCCCGCAAATGGTGCGCAAGAGGGCGGTATGGCTTGTTGTCTTATTCCTGGGAGAGATGTTTACGGCAACGGCTATGGGGGTATTTGAGGATGAAATAGCGAGGGCTGTTATTCTTGCTCTGTTCGTACCACTTATCATCTCCAGCGGGGGAAACTCCGGTTCGCAGGCGGCAACGCTGATTATCCGCGCAATGGCGTTAGGGGAAGTAACGCTTGCAACATGGTGGCGCGTGATGCGCCGGGAGTTTCTCACCGGCTTATCGTTGGGAACAATTCTGGGGATCATCGGTTTCATGAGAATTGCAGGATGGTCGTTGTTTTCAGATGTTTACGGGGAGCACGCGATCCTGATTGCTCTGACCGTGGGTTCCAGCCTTATTTTCATAGTGATGTGGGGATCACTGACCGGTTCCATGATGCCCTTTGTTATGAAGCGGCTTGGCGCAGACCCTGCAACTTCGTCTGCTCCGTTTGTTGCCACACTGGTGGACGTAACCGGTGTCATCATCTATTTCAGCGTTGCCGCATTTCTTCTTAGAGGAACGCTGTTATAA
- a CDS encoding BamA/TamA family outer membrane protein, which produces MVFPQLVAAQQVEDEEERANYQPYRDYGTDWRWGSLFGITAEDGILAGTGAIVYKFAFRTFPYLYRMQLVGGLTFKTGRFKVVYTAAFPDLGKHISLDILAYASELEVRNFYGYGNDTPRNSDLEKNNFYRVASRQYFLRPELQVKLGKIASVRFGASFKHFEVRRQENRFLSGATIPGLGDERSVLGAGLEFIVAMVDASVATREGYLLTISMWNFPGLFNGAQPFQRYSGDIRRYVSSGPATLALRVAAEKVDGEFPFYEAAFLGGAANLRGYNLNRFAGDASLTGSAELRLDLFRTKVLLPTQVGIFFFGDAGRVYWQGRSPKGWHADAGGGISLAPLSKELTFSVSVGSSVEGVFVNGGFGFSF; this is translated from the coding sequence ATGGTATTCCCGCAACTTGTTGCAGCCCAACAAGTTGAGGATGAAGAAGAACGGGCGAACTACCAACCCTATCGGGATTACGGAACCGACTGGCGTTGGGGCTCATTGTTTGGGATTACAGCGGAAGACGGAATTCTTGCCGGAACCGGGGCCATTGTGTACAAGTTTGCATTTCGCACGTTTCCGTACTTGTATCGGATGCAACTTGTCGGCGGACTGACGTTCAAAACAGGTCGCTTCAAGGTTGTGTACACTGCCGCTTTTCCGGATTTGGGCAAGCATATCTCGCTCGACATTCTCGCCTATGCTTCGGAGTTGGAGGTGAGAAACTTCTACGGATACGGCAATGATACGCCGAGAAATTCCGATCTCGAGAAGAACAACTTCTATCGTGTTGCGTCACGGCAGTACTTCCTTCGTCCCGAGCTTCAGGTCAAGTTGGGGAAGATAGCATCCGTCAGGTTCGGTGCTTCGTTCAAGCATTTCGAGGTTCGGCGGCAGGAAAACCGGTTTCTTTCAGGGGCAACGATCCCCGGACTCGGTGACGAGAGATCTGTACTGGGAGCCGGCCTTGAGTTTATTGTTGCGATGGTGGACGCATCTGTTGCTACTCGTGAAGGATACTTGTTGACGATCTCTATGTGGAATTTTCCCGGCCTGTTTAACGGCGCACAGCCTTTTCAGCGATACTCGGGAGATATCCGCAGGTACGTTAGCTCTGGCCCGGCAACCCTCGCGTTGCGAGTGGCGGCAGAAAAAGTGGATGGCGAGTTTCCGTTTTATGAAGCGGCTTTTCTCGGAGGTGCAGCAAACCTGAGAGGATACAATCTCAACCGCTTTGCAGGGGATGCCTCACTCACAGGAAGTGCCGAACTGCGCCTTGATTTGTTCAGGACCAAGGTTCTGCTCCCGACTCAGGTCGGCATATTCTTTTTTGGAGATGCGGGCCGCGTATATTGGCAGGGCAGATCTCCCAAAGGCTGGCACGCGGATGCAGGGGGAGGCATTTCGCTTGCCCCGCTTTCCAAAGAGTTGACTTTTTCCGTTTCTGTAGGCTCATCTGTTGAGGGAGTCTTCGTCAACGGAGGTTTCGGGTTCAGCTTCTGA